The following coding sequences lie in one Spirosoma sp. KUDC1026 genomic window:
- a CDS encoding flavin monoamine oxidase family protein yields MTRRDFINSTSASYASLLAWGMLQPAPASALDLPANGRSADGKARKVIILGAGLAGMATAYELGKLGYDCTVLEARSRSGGRVWTIRGGTKETEVGGTPQTCSFENGLYFNGGAARIPHHHQLTLQYCRELGVPLEIFNGNNEAAYLYNDGGTGDLANRRLRIKEYHNDMRGYTSELLAKALDQSALDQQLTKEDVEKLVDFLKNEGDLNTTHLYKGTNRRGYKSKMEPGAGTLPGEMTDPYGLTDLLRSGFMQPVFYNVGDYIYEQQTTLMQPVGGMDAIPRALEKKLTGKILFNAPVTQLRKTENGVNVTYQKDGKPVEVAAEFCVCTLPLPMLKNLDSDLSGTIKRAADFVPYIKTGKIGLQFKRRFWEEDDWIYGGISRTNMDINQIWYPSFGFQGKKGVLIGYYNFYSRGEAVGALPIAEREKMALTQGAKIHPQYPAEFENSFSLAWHRIPHNEGGWATYDDSTRKKYYPALLEPDGNVYFAGEHTTYLTAWMAGALTSARRAVESIHARVGEYTKK; encoded by the coding sequence ATGACAAGACGCGATTTTATCAATTCAACGAGTGCCAGCTATGCCAGCCTGCTGGCATGGGGGATGTTACAACCGGCCCCGGCGTCGGCGCTGGATTTACCGGCCAATGGTCGGAGTGCCGACGGAAAAGCCCGCAAAGTGATTATTCTGGGCGCAGGACTGGCCGGTATGGCCACGGCTTACGAACTGGGTAAACTAGGCTACGACTGCACCGTACTAGAAGCCCGCTCCCGCTCGGGCGGCCGTGTCTGGACCATCCGGGGCGGCACAAAAGAAACTGAAGTCGGCGGAACGCCCCAAACCTGCTCGTTCGAGAATGGCCTTTACTTCAACGGAGGGGCCGCCCGGATTCCCCATCACCACCAACTGACGCTGCAATATTGCCGCGAACTGGGGGTACCGCTCGAAATCTTTAACGGCAACAACGAAGCCGCATATCTCTACAACGATGGCGGTACGGGTGATCTGGCCAACCGCCGACTGCGTATCAAAGAGTATCATAATGATATGCGCGGCTATACGTCCGAGCTACTGGCCAAAGCCCTCGATCAGTCGGCGCTGGATCAGCAACTGACTAAAGAAGATGTTGAAAAACTGGTCGACTTTCTGAAAAACGAAGGCGATCTGAATACAACTCACCTCTACAAAGGCACGAATCGGCGCGGTTATAAAAGTAAGATGGAGCCTGGTGCCGGCACACTGCCCGGCGAAATGACCGATCCTTACGGCCTGACTGATCTGTTACGTTCCGGCTTCATGCAACCTGTCTTCTACAACGTGGGCGATTACATCTACGAACAGCAGACTACCCTGATGCAGCCGGTTGGCGGGATGGACGCGATCCCTCGGGCACTGGAGAAAAAATTGACGGGTAAGATTCTGTTCAACGCGCCCGTTACGCAGCTCCGCAAAACGGAAAACGGCGTAAACGTAACGTACCAGAAAGATGGAAAACCTGTAGAAGTAGCCGCAGAATTCTGCGTGTGCACCTTACCGCTACCGATGCTGAAAAATCTGGACTCGGATCTGTCGGGCACGATCAAACGGGCGGCTGATTTTGTGCCGTACATCAAAACCGGTAAAATCGGTCTGCAATTCAAACGACGCTTCTGGGAGGAAGACGACTGGATTTACGGTGGCATCTCCCGTACCAACATGGACATCAATCAGATCTGGTATCCATCGTTCGGGTTTCAGGGTAAAAAGGGCGTCCTGATTGGCTATTACAATTTTTATAGTCGCGGTGAAGCCGTGGGCGCGTTACCAATTGCCGAACGGGAAAAGATGGCACTGACACAAGGTGCCAAAATTCACCCGCAATATCCGGCTGAGTTTGAGAACTCATTCTCGCTGGCCTGGCACCGGATTCCGCACAACGAAGGGGGCTGGGCTACCTACGATGATTCAACCCGGAAAAAATACTATCCAGCCCTGCTCGAACCTGACGGAAACGTATATTTCGCCGGAGAGCACACTACGTACCTGACGGCCTGGATGGCGGGGGCTCTGACCTCGGCGCGTCGGGCGGTTGAATCAATTCACGCGCGCGTGGGTGAGTACACAAAGAAATAA
- a CDS encoding Hint domain-containing protein: protein MKNNLLAIFCFVCCAIVTQLCTQRVWAQTASAGMTLEQANAVKSIKIANLDKDTYFKSGGFILDRYEERPAYVFTYSDGITRKIYLYKIFSAADTKDLGLLAIYQNGKTNEVKPFVIPGANGDRKAWDAYIDDLKYVGEKEPGLMSTLGFVLSREMANLMAGGGGKSEDGDKKKEEYNFCFAADAPVTMPNGTEKAIRDIKAGDVVVGYNAQTKSLAPTRVTKVEIHTGEFKLAGVWLASMNELTAGTSSALVAPVLLEATANHPVLTAAGRKALGDVKAGDVLYRYDATAKGVVAYNVVRTEAAVRSTKQVYNLVTESGAYLIGETVVLDK from the coding sequence ATGAAAAATAACCTCCTTGCTATTTTCTGTTTTGTTTGCTGCGCGATCGTTACGCAGCTATGCACCCAGCGGGTATGGGCGCAAACCGCGTCGGCGGGTATGACGCTTGAGCAGGCAAACGCGGTTAAATCCATCAAGATTGCTAACCTGGATAAAGATACGTACTTCAAATCGGGCGGCTTTATTTTGGATCGTTACGAAGAACGTCCTGCTTACGTCTTCACATACAGCGATGGCATCACCCGGAAAATTTATCTCTACAAAATCTTTTCGGCAGCCGACACTAAAGATCTGGGCCTGCTGGCAATCTATCAGAACGGCAAAACTAACGAGGTAAAGCCGTTTGTTATTCCCGGTGCGAACGGCGACCGAAAGGCATGGGACGCCTACATTGACGATCTGAAATACGTGGGTGAAAAAGAACCCGGCCTGATGTCGACGCTGGGTTTTGTGCTCTCGCGTGAAATGGCAAACCTGATGGCCGGTGGCGGTGGCAAATCGGAAGATGGCGACAAGAAAAAAGAGGAATATAACTTCTGCTTCGCGGCTGATGCCCCCGTTACCATGCCCAACGGCACGGAGAAGGCAATCCGCGACATAAAAGCTGGTGATGTAGTAGTAGGCTACAACGCCCAAACGAAGTCGCTGGCGCCAACCCGTGTTACGAAAGTAGAAATTCATACCGGTGAGTTCAAACTGGCCGGTGTGTGGCTAGCGTCGATGAATGAACTGACGGCTGGTACGAGCAGTGCATTAGTAGCGCCTGTCCTGCTGGAAGCAACGGCGAATCACCCCGTTCTGACGGCGGCTGGACGCAAAGCACTGGGTGACGTTAAAGCGGGTGATGTGCTGTATCGTTATGACGCAACGGCTAAGGGCGTAGTCGCCTACAACGTTGTTCGTACCGAAGCAGCAGTCCGGTCAACGAAGCAGGTCTATAACTTGGTTACCGAATCAGGCGCCTATCTGATCGGCGAAACCGTCGTGCTTGATAAATAG
- a CDS encoding M20/M25/M40 family metallo-hydrolase encodes MKKQLLSLALAASTIPALAQTTVNRDPQIAELVSQISADSLRAHVNGLVSFGTRHTLSTTSDKQKGIGAARQWILGKFNQYAKQSGGRMTATLDTWTLQPDGRRIDKPADMGNVMATLKGTDPSDDRIFIVQGHMDSRVTNVMNREADAPGANDDGSGTAAVIELCRVMSKSSFPATVVFVTLTGEEQGLLGAEHLAERAVKEKWNLEAVLNNDIMGSNNSNETNIIDNTRLRVFSEGLPGNLVNDTTGRVARIRQFGNENDGKARTLARYLKEVGERYVDNLDVVMVYRNDRYLRGGDHTPYVQRGFAAVRMTEMNENYNHQHQDLRTEKGTEFGDYAKFMDFEYLRKNTAVNLATLANLAKAPAVPQQVTVDVRNLTNSTALYWQAPKAGNVKGYYVLMRETYWPFWQKKFFTTKLGMTLPYSKDNYYFAVQAVSGDGNESLPVLPVPNLR; translated from the coding sequence ATGAAAAAACAACTTCTATCGCTGGCGCTTGCTGCGTCTACTATCCCGGCTTTGGCCCAGACTACCGTCAACCGCGATCCGCAGATTGCCGAGCTGGTTAGCCAGATCTCGGCCGATAGCCTGCGGGCGCACGTCAACGGTCTGGTGAGCTTCGGAACCCGGCATACGCTGAGTACAACGTCGGACAAACAAAAAGGAATTGGTGCCGCCCGGCAGTGGATTCTGGGCAAATTCAACCAGTACGCCAAGCAGTCGGGGGGACGCATGACGGCCACTCTCGATACGTGGACCCTGCAACCCGACGGGCGTCGTATCGACAAGCCTGCTGACATGGGCAACGTTATGGCGACGCTGAAAGGTACTGATCCCAGTGATGATCGGATTTTCATTGTACAGGGTCATATGGACAGCCGCGTAACCAATGTCATGAACCGCGAGGCCGATGCGCCGGGTGCCAATGACGACGGATCGGGTACGGCGGCCGTGATCGAACTGTGCCGGGTAATGAGCAAGTCGTCCTTTCCAGCGACCGTTGTGTTTGTTACGCTGACGGGCGAGGAGCAGGGGTTGCTGGGGGCTGAGCACCTGGCCGAGCGGGCTGTTAAGGAAAAGTGGAATCTGGAAGCGGTGCTGAACAACGACATCATGGGCAGCAATAACAGCAACGAAACCAACATTATCGACAACACCCGGCTGCGCGTTTTCAGCGAGGGACTACCCGGTAACCTGGTGAACGACACAACCGGACGTGTTGCTCGGATTCGGCAGTTTGGTAACGAAAACGACGGTAAAGCCCGTACGCTGGCCCGCTACCTGAAAGAAGTTGGTGAACGCTACGTCGATAACCTGGACGTAGTGATGGTGTACCGCAACGATCGGTACCTGCGTGGGGGCGATCATACGCCTTACGTGCAGCGCGGATTTGCGGCCGTTCGGATGACCGAGATGAACGAAAATTACAACCACCAGCACCAGGATCTGCGTACCGAAAAAGGCACCGAGTTTGGCGACTATGCCAAGTTCATGGACTTTGAGTATCTCCGCAAAAACACGGCCGTTAACCTGGCAACGTTGGCCAACCTGGCCAAAGCCCCCGCCGTTCCCCAGCAGGTAACCGTAGATGTACGCAACCTGACCAACTCGACGGCGCTCTACTGGCAGGCGCCTAAAGCCGGGAACGTGAAAGGATATTACGTCCTGATGCGCGAAACGTACTGGCCATTCTGGCAGAAGAAGTTCTTCACGACAAAACTGGGTATGACGCTGCCATACTCAAAAGACAATTACTACTTCGCCGTACAGGCCGTTAGTGGAGACGGAAATGAAAGTTTGCCCGTGTTGCCTGTACCAAACCTGCGTTAA
- a CDS encoding type II toxin-antitoxin system VapC family toxin: protein MSSKIFLDSSILVEKTKGTKPDLFDFLFAYRSQDLCINQTVLSEYTFYLLIIEGGKAPVTLKRDAAISSIIRDHNPVNWLKSITYLELDNSIITEYLRLMQRYNLLPNDALILATCKLHGVTYLASYDNDFGPACAGEEIKLIQQIDDLD, encoded by the coding sequence ATGAGCAGTAAAATCTTTCTCGATAGTTCAATCCTAGTGGAGAAAACCAAGGGCACTAAACCAGACCTGTTTGATTTTCTCTTTGCTTATCGTAGCCAGGATTTGTGCATCAATCAGACTGTTTTAAGCGAATACACTTTTTATCTACTCATTATTGAAGGAGGAAAAGCCCCCGTTACCCTGAAAAGAGACGCGGCTATTTCCTCAATCATTCGCGATCATAATCCTGTCAACTGGCTGAAAAGCATCACTTATCTGGAGCTGGACAATAGCATCATCACCGAATATCTTCGCCTGATGCAGCGGTACAACTTGTTGCCTAATGACGCGCTGATCCTGGCAACCTGTAAACTTCACGGTGTTACGTACCTGGCCAGTTACGATAATGATTTCGGTCCCGCCTGTGCAGGAGAAGAAATCAAACTCATTCAACAAATTGACGACCTTGACTGA
- the cydB gene encoding cytochrome d ubiquinol oxidase subunit II: protein MDTVLGINLPTWWFLLIGALISGYGILDGFDLGAGAVHLFFRKEESRRIALNAIGPVWDGNEVWLVIGAGALFAAFPMVYGTILSVFYLPFMLFLMAIIFRAISIEFRSKEEMAWWRKMWDISYSVSSIVISLLLGLILGNLIQGIPLNANHEFVGRLRDFFNPYAILTAVTVLALFSMHGAMYLIMKTEDRIYARLTIIANNASKFFILCFMATSLATLIYVPHMTAIFKSHPELFVLPLAAVLIVLNIRRSIEKRQYARGFASSAITTALLLILFAMGLYPNLVLSSIDPRGHISIYHAASSDGSLRTMLLFAAIGMPLVATYTIFMFWTFRGKVKLEKHSY from the coding sequence ATGGATACAGTTCTTGGTATAAATCTTCCGACCTGGTGGTTTTTGCTGATTGGCGCGCTGATCAGTGGTTATGGCATTCTTGATGGTTTTGACCTGGGTGCGGGTGCCGTGCACTTATTTTTTCGCAAAGAAGAAAGTCGCCGGATTGCGCTCAACGCCATTGGTCCCGTTTGGGATGGCAACGAAGTATGGCTTGTCATCGGCGCAGGTGCCCTGTTTGCCGCTTTCCCAATGGTGTACGGCACCATTCTGTCAGTGTTCTACCTGCCGTTCATGCTATTCCTGATGGCCATTATTTTCCGGGCTATTTCCATCGAGTTCCGAAGTAAGGAGGAGATGGCCTGGTGGCGTAAAATGTGGGACATCAGCTATTCTGTATCCAGCATTGTCATTTCCCTACTGCTGGGGCTGATTCTGGGCAACCTGATTCAGGGGATTCCGCTGAATGCCAACCATGAGTTTGTCGGGCGGCTCCGGGATTTTTTCAACCCCTACGCGATCCTGACGGCGGTTACGGTACTGGCTTTATTTTCTATGCACGGAGCCATGTACCTGATCATGAAAACGGAGGATCGGATCTACGCTCGGCTGACCATCATTGCCAATAACGCCAGTAAGTTCTTTATTCTGTGCTTCATGGCAACCTCGTTGGCCACGCTGATTTACGTACCGCACATGACTGCTATTTTCAAATCCCACCCGGAGTTGTTTGTACTTCCGCTGGCTGCGGTACTGATTGTGCTGAACATTCGTCGGAGTATTGAAAAGCGTCAGTACGCGCGAGGGTTTGCCTCATCAGCCATCACGACTGCGTTGCTGCTGATTCTATTTGCCATGGGACTTTACCCGAATCTGGTTTTATCGAGCATTGACCCACGCGGCCATATCAGCATCTATCACGCAGCCTCGTCCGACGGATCGTTACGTACCATGCTTTTGTTTGCTGCCATCGGTATGCCGCTGGTAGCGACCTACACCATTTTTATGTTCTGGACGTTCCGGGGAAAAGTAAAACTGGAAAAGCACAGTTACTGA
- a CDS encoding cytochrome ubiquinol oxidase subunit I — MDNVELLSRIQFAFTIAFHYIYPPLSIGLGVCLVVMEGLYLKTKNKVYEELTQFWVKIFALIFGIGVATGIVMEFEFGTNWATYSRYVGDIFGSALAAEGIFAFALESAFLGILLFGWNRVSPGVHFMATVLVALGSIFSALWIVIANSWQQTPSGYRIEGEGMEARAIVTDFWAMVFNPSSIERYSHVLIGAFLAGSFLVLSVSAWYIRKGEYLVHAKAAFRIALWVATVSALGQLFTGHKSAEVVTEHQPAKLAAMEGHFEKSAPADMYLMGWVDAKTQTTTGLKIPGGLSFLVHQDFQKPIPGLNSIAPENRPTAVNFVFQTYHLMVAIGMAIIGLTLFSMFLLYKGKLFQTRWLMTVFVFSVLLPQIANQVGWYTAEVGRQPWVVYGLLRTSDALSQAVKAEHVLTSLIMFTLIYLMLFLLFLYLLNKKIQHGPDISNDQDETTSRMNPSLSPILNE, encoded by the coding sequence ATGGACAATGTTGAATTACTCTCCCGAATTCAGTTCGCGTTTACGATTGCTTTCCACTACATCTACCCGCCCCTGAGCATTGGCCTCGGCGTTTGTCTGGTCGTGATGGAAGGGCTTTATCTGAAAACCAAAAACAAGGTTTATGAAGAACTGACCCAGTTCTGGGTTAAAATTTTTGCCCTCATTTTCGGCATTGGCGTGGCAACGGGAATTGTCATGGAATTTGAGTTTGGCACCAACTGGGCTACCTACTCGCGCTACGTGGGTGACATTTTCGGGTCGGCGCTGGCGGCCGAAGGGATCTTTGCGTTCGCGCTGGAATCGGCCTTCCTGGGGATTCTGCTTTTCGGCTGGAACCGGGTCAGCCCCGGTGTGCACTTCATGGCGACAGTGCTGGTCGCGCTGGGTTCCATCTTCTCCGCTCTCTGGATCGTTATTGCCAACTCCTGGCAGCAAACGCCTTCGGGCTACCGCATCGAAGGCGAAGGTATGGAAGCCCGCGCCATCGTAACCGACTTCTGGGCGATGGTCTTCAATCCGTCGTCGATCGAACGATATTCGCACGTATTGATCGGTGCCTTTCTGGCGGGATCCTTCCTGGTACTGAGCGTCAGCGCCTGGTACATCCGAAAAGGTGAGTATCTGGTTCACGCAAAAGCTGCCTTCCGGATTGCACTCTGGGTAGCGACTGTATCAGCGCTGGGCCAGTTATTTACCGGTCACAAATCGGCGGAAGTCGTTACCGAACACCAGCCCGCGAAACTCGCAGCGATGGAAGGTCACTTCGAAAAATCGGCCCCGGCCGATATGTACCTGATGGGCTGGGTCGATGCGAAAACTCAAACGACAACAGGCCTCAAAATCCCCGGCGGACTTTCCTTTCTGGTGCACCAGGATTTCCAGAAGCCCATTCCCGGTTTGAACAGCATCGCTCCCGAGAATCGTCCGACCGCCGTCAATTTCGTCTTTCAGACGTATCACCTGATGGTAGCTATCGGTATGGCAATCATTGGCCTGACTCTGTTCAGCATGTTTCTGCTCTACAAGGGCAAACTCTTCCAGACGCGCTGGCTGATGACGGTGTTTGTATTTTCAGTGCTGCTGCCTCAGATCGCTAATCAGGTCGGTTGGTACACCGCCGAAGTAGGGCGTCAGCCCTGGGTTGTATATGGGTTGTTACGTACGTCCGATGCCTTGTCGCAGGCCGTCAAAGCGGAGCACGTCCTGACCTCCCTGATCATGTTCACACTGATTTACCTGATGCTGTTTCTCTTGTTTCTTTATCTGCTCAACAAGAAAATTCAGCACGGCCCCGACATAAGTAACGATCAGGACGAAACGACCTCCCGCATGAATCCGTCGCTGTCACCAATTCTTAATGAGTGA
- a CDS encoding glycoside hydrolase family 43 protein produces MTLPTLAQQTEKKERSGNPIFPGWYADPEGIVFKDKYWVYPTYSAPYEKQVHMDAFSSPDLVTWTKHSNIIDTTSIKWAKRAMWAPAVLEKDGRYFLFFGANDIQNDKEKGGIGVAVADKPEGPFKDHLGKPLIDKFHNGAQPIDQFVFKDKDGQYYMIYGGWRHCNIAKLKPDFTGFIPFDDGTTFREITPESYVEGPFMFMRNGKYYFMWSEGGWTGPNYSVAYAIADSPFGPFKRVGKILQQDPTVATGAGHHSVIQVPGTDRWYIVYHRRPLTETDGNHRETCIDPMYFDEQGMIKPVKITVEGVKAEPIGKAKAR; encoded by the coding sequence ATGACGCTGCCGACGTTGGCACAGCAGACCGAAAAAAAAGAACGAAGTGGAAATCCAATTTTCCCCGGCTGGTATGCCGACCCGGAAGGCATTGTTTTTAAGGACAAGTACTGGGTCTACCCGACCTATTCGGCTCCGTACGAAAAGCAGGTGCATATGGATGCGTTCTCCTCACCTGATCTGGTGACCTGGACCAAACACAGCAACATTATCGACACTACGTCCATCAAATGGGCGAAACGGGCGATGTGGGCACCCGCCGTACTGGAAAAAGACGGGCGTTACTTCCTGTTCTTCGGGGCGAATGACATTCAGAACGATAAAGAAAAAGGGGGTATCGGCGTCGCCGTAGCCGACAAGCCGGAAGGGCCGTTTAAAGATCACCTCGGCAAACCGCTGATCGACAAGTTCCATAATGGTGCGCAACCCATCGACCAGTTTGTGTTTAAGGACAAAGACGGGCAGTACTACATGATCTATGGCGGCTGGCGTCACTGCAATATCGCAAAGCTGAAGCCCGATTTTACCGGTTTCATTCCGTTTGACGATGGTACTACGTTCCGGGAAATCACACCGGAAAGTTACGTCGAGGGGCCGTTTATGTTCATGCGTAACGGCAAGTATTACTTCATGTGGTCGGAAGGCGGCTGGACGGGGCCTAACTATTCCGTTGCCTACGCCATTGCCGATTCGCCGTTTGGCCCTTTCAAGCGGGTTGGTAAAATACTGCAGCAGGATCCGACTGTTGCTACCGGTGCCGGCCACCACTCCGTTATCCAGGTACCGGGCACTGATCGGTGGTATATTGTGTATCACCGTCGACCGCTGACTGAGACGGATGGAAACCACCGCGAAACCTGTATCGACCCCATGTACTTTGACGAGCAGGGTATGATTAAACCGGTAAAAATTACAGTAGAGGGTGTGAAAGCCGAACCCATCGGAAAAGCCAAAGCAAGATGA
- a CDS encoding enoyl-CoA hydratase-related protein: protein MIHYTVDQNIAIISWAMTSAPMNVLNDESIPQFEAALQRAYDDDTVSGLIITSAKPEFVAGADLKMILRNSEKNPAEIRKISSELNRIFRSMETSGKPVVAAINGTALGGGYEICLACHQRIALNNPKTLIGLVEVTIGLLPGAGGTQRLPRLVGVETALPLMLEGRRVNVPEALQLGLIDDVANSPEELMTKARAWILANPTPLKPWDKIDYHSGRIVGKDDFQSPGASGQTLDMVVEMATASVQEQTHGNYPAPLEIVACVSEGLRVSIEQGVAIEAQHFVNVATSKVARNLIQTMFLGMNEASKGISRPKNQPRTDVTSIAVQGRNAGITSIAAKAGTEVIHLDTTSAPDFNNCELALVSDRFLSQLPAGQLSQAVLIVASPEQPLADLTAGFENPERILGMNWIPSAEKAVLVELIKGPQTSDQALAMAIDLARKIRKMPIVVRDSPGYYVARCSAVFIDEGQRLLAEGVSETLIHKASMQAGMAISPVPGTEASKSAAGEQPSLDVIKKRLLYRQSLEAVRCLEEGVICTKLEADLGSILGWGFPTYTGGAASFVDFVGTTLFVDTCDQLAASFGDRFLPTGQLRAQASQPA, encoded by the coding sequence ATGATACACTACACGGTTGACCAGAACATTGCCATTATTAGCTGGGCTATGACCTCGGCACCCATGAACGTATTAAACGACGAATCGATCCCCCAGTTTGAAGCCGCTTTACAGCGAGCGTATGACGACGATACCGTCAGTGGCTTAATCATTACGTCGGCAAAGCCGGAGTTTGTTGCGGGGGCTGACCTGAAGATGATTCTGCGAAACAGTGAGAAAAACCCGGCAGAGATACGGAAGATTTCTAGTGAGTTGAACCGAATATTCCGCAGTATGGAAACGTCCGGCAAGCCCGTCGTCGCGGCTATCAACGGAACAGCGCTGGGGGGTGGCTATGAGATCTGTCTGGCCTGTCACCAGCGAATTGCGCTCAACAATCCGAAAACGCTTATTGGTCTGGTCGAGGTAACGATTGGCCTGTTGCCGGGTGCGGGCGGGACCCAGCGGCTCCCTCGTTTGGTTGGCGTTGAAACGGCCCTGCCGCTCATGCTGGAAGGTCGAAGAGTTAATGTACCGGAGGCTTTGCAACTGGGCCTGATCGATGACGTAGCCAACAGTCCAGAAGAACTAATGACAAAAGCCCGTGCCTGGATTCTGGCGAACCCGACGCCATTGAAGCCCTGGGATAAAATAGATTACCACTCGGGACGGATTGTTGGGAAAGATGACTTTCAGTCGCCAGGAGCCAGCGGACAAACATTGGACATGGTAGTTGAGATGGCGACTGCATCCGTGCAGGAGCAGACACATGGTAATTACCCCGCTCCGCTCGAAATAGTAGCCTGTGTCAGTGAAGGGCTGCGAGTGTCCATCGAGCAAGGTGTAGCGATCGAAGCACAGCATTTTGTGAACGTAGCAACGTCTAAAGTCGCCCGGAATCTGATTCAGACGATGTTCCTGGGCATGAATGAGGCCAGCAAAGGAATAAGCCGGCCCAAAAATCAACCTCGGACAGATGTTACGTCGATCGCCGTTCAGGGGAGAAATGCAGGAATCACCAGTATCGCAGCGAAAGCCGGTACCGAGGTCATCCATCTGGATACGACGAGCGCCCCGGATTTTAACAACTGTGAACTGGCGCTCGTGTCCGACAGATTTTTGAGCCAACTACCAGCAGGGCAATTATCCCAAGCCGTCTTGATCGTTGCGTCGCCCGAGCAACCTCTGGCTGACCTGACGGCTGGGTTCGAAAATCCCGAGCGCATATTAGGAATGAACTGGATTCCGTCGGCAGAAAAAGCAGTACTTGTTGAGCTGATCAAAGGGCCACAAACGTCGGATCAGGCGCTGGCTATGGCGATTGACTTGGCGCGAAAAATCAGGAAAATGCCCATCGTCGTTCGTGATTCACCAGGTTACTACGTAGCTCGCTGTTCGGCCGTGTTTATCGATGAAGGACAACGGTTACTGGCCGAAGGTGTTTCTGAAACACTGATTCACAAAGCCAGCATGCAGGCGGGTATGGCAATCAGTCCGGTACCTGGCACCGAAGCCAGCAAATCGGCGGCTGGGGAGCAGCCATCGCTTGATGTAATCAAAAAACGGCTATTATATCGGCAGTCGCTGGAGGCTGTCCGCTGTCTGGAAGAAGGCGTAATCTGCACTAAGTTGGAAGCCGATCTGGGGTCTATTCTGGGTTGGGGTTTCCCGACCTACACCGGAGGAGCCGCATCATTCGTTGATTTCGTGGGGACTACGCTATTCGTTGATACCTGCGATCAACTGGCAGCTTCCTTTGGCGATCGATTCCTGCCAACAGGACAACTACGAGCGCAGGCGAGTCAACCAGCTTAA
- a CDS encoding pyridoxal phosphate-dependent aminotransferase → MSFSLSRREWLRASGLLTAGLTVGQLEPSSAATPDELTQASFVDEFEFVSPPEMPKLRARLLANENPLGIAPSAKEAIIKAADSGNRYAFSEFGQLKQLIATDEGVGPETIMMSPGSSDILMAAADYYAKGGGTILTSAMTYDDLLSRAEKFGAKIVALPMKKDYTFDLEAIKAKLTPDVKLVYIVNPNNPTGTILPTAELEAFCREVSPKVPVFIDEAYIDFYEPAERPKLGKLVAEGKNVILARTFSKIHGFAGLRLGYAIAPPDVLKALKPYTNGEFAVSITTLMAGIASYKDKEWQNHCRAENAKARAYTTKALTDMGYDVIPSSANFILFPIRMKSKTFSNQMFANGIGIQGREFDGQPFCRVSVGTMDEMAMFIDSFKKVVG, encoded by the coding sequence ATGTCTTTCTCTCTTTCGCGCCGGGAATGGCTTCGGGCCAGTGGTCTGTTAACAGCCGGTCTAACAGTAGGCCAACTTGAACCTTCGTCGGCGGCTACGCCGGACGAGTTGACACAAGCAAGTTTTGTGGACGAATTTGAGTTTGTCAGTCCCCCCGAAATGCCCAAACTGCGGGCGCGGTTGCTGGCTAACGAAAATCCGCTCGGTATTGCCCCCAGTGCCAAAGAGGCCATCATTAAGGCAGCTGATAGCGGAAACCGCTACGCCTTTTCTGAATTTGGCCAACTGAAGCAATTGATCGCTACGGACGAAGGGGTAGGCCCCGAAACGATCATGATGTCGCCGGGCTCGTCGGATATCCTGATGGCCGCAGCGGATTACTATGCCAAAGGGGGCGGAACAATTCTGACAAGCGCCATGACGTACGACGACCTGCTGAGCCGGGCCGAGAAGTTTGGCGCCAAGATCGTGGCCCTGCCTATGAAGAAAGATTATACCTTCGATCTGGAAGCGATCAAGGCCAAGTTAACGCCCGATGTAAAGCTGGTATACATCGTTAACCCGAACAACCCAACGGGAACGATCCTGCCGACCGCCGAGCTGGAAGCCTTCTGCCGCGAGGTATCGCCCAAAGTGCCGGTGTTCATCGACGAAGCTTATATTGATTTCTACGAACCTGCTGAACGGCCTAAGCTGGGGAAGCTGGTGGCTGAAGGGAAGAACGTGATTCTGGCGCGTACATTCTCTAAAATTCACGGGTTTGCTGGTCTTCGTCTGGGATATGCCATTGCTCCACCTGACGTGCTGAAAGCCCTGAAGCCTTATACCAATGGTGAGTTTGCGGTAAGCATTACAACCCTGATGGCGGGTATTGCCAGCTACAAAGACAAAGAGTGGCAGAATCACTGCCGGGCCGAAAACGCCAAGGCACGTGCCTACACAACGAAAGCCCTGACCGATATGGGCTACGACGTAATTCCCTCGTCGGCCAACTTTATTCTCTTTCCAATCCGGATGAAGTCCAAGACCTTCTCAAACCAGATGTTTGCGAACGGAATTGGTATTCAGGGCCGCGAATTCGACGGGCAACCCTTCTGCCGGGTCAGCGTTGGTACCATGGACGAAATGGCCATGTTTATCGACAGCTTTAAGAAAGTAGTTGGGTAA